In 'Nostoc azollae' 0708, the following are encoded in one genomic region:
- a CDS encoding Rieske (2Fe-2S) protein, which yields MAWTKILAENALDSGARQVVKVGNKNILVVNHENQLYAVENNCPHLKLPLKPGKIEDGGIVCSFHRSAFDLNTGEVKTWCPWPPGVGKLLSMVSQEKTLPVFPVRVEDGNILIDVPEA from the coding sequence ATGGCCTGGACAAAAATTCTCGCAGAAAATGCACTGGACTCCGGTGCGCGACAAGTAGTGAAAGTAGGTAACAAAAATATTTTGGTGGTAAACCACGAAAATCAGCTTTATGCCGTGGAAAATAACTGCCCTCACCTGAAATTACCCCTAAAACCTGGGAAAATCGAAGATGGAGGAATTGTTTGTTCTTTCCACCGCAGTGCTTTTGACCTAAATACTGGAGAAGTAAAAACCTGGTGTCCTTGGCCACCTGGAGTGGGTAAACTCCTATCAATGGTTTCCCAAGAAAAAACCCTACCAGTATTCCCTGTGCGCGTGGAAGACGGCAATATTTTGATTGACGTACCAGAAGCATAA
- a CDS encoding ribonuclease T2 family protein: MPIVDIDPEINSELTKIMPGVKSNLERHEWTKHGTCNGRDADAYYDIAIDLVKDVNASDVRDLFAQNIGETITLFEAKKAF, from the coding sequence TTGCCTATAGTAGATATTGATCCAGAGATAAACAGTGAATTAACTAAAATCATGCCCGGTGTAAAATCTAATCTTGAGCGTCATGAATGGACTAAACATGGAACTTGTAACGGCAGAGATGCAGATGCTTATTATGATATAGCCATTGATCTAGTCAAAGACGTTAATGCTTCAGATGTGAGGGATTTATTTGCTCAAAATATTGGTGAAACAATTACTTTATTTGAAGCTAAAAAAGCATTTTAA